One window of Pseudomonas sp. FP198 genomic DNA carries:
- the rplQ gene encoding 50S ribosomal protein L17 translates to MRHRKSGRHLSRTSSHRKAMFQNMAVSLFEHELIKTTLPKAKELRRVAEPLITLAKTDSLANRRLAFDRTRSKAIVGKLFNDLGKRYATREGGYLRILKCGFRAGDNAPMAYVELVDRATAGEAVSAE, encoded by the coding sequence ATGCGTCATCGTAAAAGTGGTCGTCACCTGAGCCGCACCAGCTCGCACCGCAAGGCCATGTTTCAGAACATGGCGGTGTCGCTGTTCGAGCACGAGCTGATCAAAACTACACTGCCGAAAGCCAAAGAACTGCGCCGCGTTGCCGAGCCGCTGATCACTCTGGCCAAGACAGACAGCCTGGCTAACCGCCGCTTGGCTTTCGACCGTACCCGTTCGAAAGCTATCGTTGGTAAGCTCTTCAACGACCTGGGCAAGCGTTACGCTACCCGTGAGGGTGGCTACCTGCGCATCCTCAAGTGCGGTTTCCGCGCTGGCGACAACGCGCCTATGGCGTACGTCGAGTTGGTTGATCGTGCTACTGCCGGCGAAGCTGTAAGCGCCGAGTAA
- the uvrA gene encoding excinuclease ABC subunit UvrA gives MDKILIRGARTHNLKNIDLTLPRDKLIVITGLSGSGKSSLAFDTLYAEGQRRYVESLSAYARQFLSMMEKPDVDTIEGLSPAISIEQKSTSHNPRSTVGTITEIYDYLRLLYARVGIPRCPDHDTPLEAQTVSQMVDLVLAQPEGSKLMLLAPVIRERKGEHLMVFEELRAQGFVRARVNGKLCELDELPKLDKQKKHSIDVVVDRFKVRADLQQRLAESFETALKLADGIALVAPMDDEPGEEIIFSARFACPICGHAISELEPKLFSFNNPAGACPTCDGLGVKQFFDTKRLVNGELTLAEGAIRGWDRRNVYYFQMLGSLAAHYKFSLDKPFNELPADQQKFILHGSGTQSVDFKYLNDRGDIVKRSHPFEGIVPNLERRYRETESASVREELAKFLSTQPCPDCRGTRLRREARHVWVGEKTLPAVTSLPIGDATDYFGGLKLTGRRGEIADKILKDIRERLQFLVNVGLDYLTLDRSADTLSGGEAQRIRLASQIGAGLVGVMYILDEPSIGLHQRDNDRLLGTLKHLRDIGNTVIVVEHDEDAIRLADYVVDIGPGAGVHGGHIVAQGTAAEVMAHPDSLTGKYLSGRVKIKVPAKRTPRNKKLSLTLKGARGNNLRNVDLEIPIGLLTCVTGVSGSGKSTLINNTLFPLSATALNGATTLEAAAHDSIKGLEHLDKVVDIDQSPIGRTPRSNPATYTGLFTPIRELFAGVPESRSRGYGPGRFSFNVKGGRCEACQGDGLIKVEMHFLPDIYVPCDVCKSKRYNRETLEIKYKGKNIHETLEMTIEEARAFFDAVPALARKLQTLMDVGLSYIKLGQSATTLSGGEAQRVKLSRELSKRDTGKTLYILDEPTTGLHFADIQQLLDVLHRLRDHGNTVVVIEHNLDVIKTADWLVDLGPEGGSKGGQIIAVGTPEQVAEMKQSHTGYYLKPLLERDRD, from the coding sequence TTGGACAAGATCCTGATTCGTGGGGCCCGTACCCACAACCTGAAGAACATCGACCTGACCCTGCCAAGGGACAAGCTGATCGTCATCACCGGCCTGTCCGGATCCGGCAAATCATCCCTGGCCTTCGATACCTTGTACGCCGAAGGCCAGCGCCGCTATGTCGAATCGCTGTCGGCCTACGCCCGGCAGTTCCTGTCGATGATGGAAAAACCCGACGTCGATACCATCGAAGGCCTGTCGCCAGCGATCTCCATCGAACAGAAGTCGACGTCCCATAACCCGCGGTCGACAGTCGGCACCATTACCGAGATCTACGACTACCTGCGCTTGCTGTATGCGCGAGTCGGTATCCCGCGCTGCCCCGATCACGACACCCCGTTGGAAGCCCAGACCGTCAGCCAGATGGTCGACCTGGTGCTCGCCCAGCCGGAAGGCAGCAAACTGATGCTGCTCGCACCGGTGATTCGCGAGCGCAAGGGCGAACACCTGATGGTCTTCGAAGAATTGCGCGCCCAGGGCTTCGTACGCGCCCGGGTCAACGGCAAGCTGTGCGAGCTCGACGAACTGCCGAAGCTGGATAAACAGAAAAAACACTCGATCGATGTGGTGGTAGACCGCTTCAAGGTCCGCGCCGACCTGCAACAGCGCCTGGCCGAGTCCTTCGAGACCGCGCTGAAGCTGGCCGACGGCATCGCCCTGGTGGCGCCGATGGACGACGAACCCGGTGAAGAGATCATCTTCTCGGCACGCTTCGCCTGCCCGATCTGCGGCCACGCCATCAGCGAGCTGGAACCCAAGCTGTTTTCCTTCAACAACCCGGCCGGCGCCTGCCCGACCTGCGACGGCCTGGGGGTCAAGCAGTTCTTCGACACCAAGCGCCTGGTCAACGGCGAGCTGACCCTGGCCGAAGGCGCGATTCGTGGCTGGGACAGGCGCAACGTCTATTACTTCCAGATGCTCGGGTCGCTGGCGGCCCATTACAAGTTCAGCCTGGATAAACCATTCAACGAATTGCCCGCGGACCAGCAGAAATTCATCCTGCACGGCAGCGGCACGCAGAGCGTCGATTTCAAATACCTGAACGACCGTGGCGATATCGTCAAGCGCTCCCACCCGTTCGAAGGCATCGTGCCCAACCTGGAACGGCGCTACCGCGAGACCGAATCAGCCAGCGTGCGCGAAGAACTCGCCAAGTTCCTCAGCACCCAGCCCTGCCCGGACTGTCGCGGCACCCGTTTGCGCCGGGAGGCGCGGCACGTGTGGGTGGGTGAGAAAACCCTGCCGGCGGTGACCAGCCTGCCGATCGGCGATGCCACTGACTATTTCGGTGGCCTGAAGCTCACCGGCCGTCGTGGCGAAATCGCCGACAAGATCCTCAAGGATATCCGCGAGCGCTTGCAGTTCCTGGTGAACGTCGGCCTGGACTACCTGACTCTCGACCGCAGTGCGGATACCCTGTCCGGCGGTGAGGCCCAGCGTATTCGCCTGGCCAGCCAGATCGGTGCCGGGCTCGTGGGCGTCATGTACATCCTCGACGAACCGTCCATTGGCTTGCACCAGCGGGACAACGACCGGTTGCTCGGAACGCTGAAACACCTGCGCGATATCGGCAATACGGTGATCGTGGTCGAACACGATGAAGACGCGATTCGCCTCGCCGACTACGTCGTGGATATCGGCCCCGGCGCGGGCGTGCACGGCGGACACATCGTCGCCCAGGGCACCGCCGCCGAAGTCATGGCGCACCCCGACTCGCTGACCGGCAAATACTTGTCGGGCCGGGTGAAGATCAAGGTGCCGGCCAAGCGTACCCCACGCAATAAAAAGCTGTCGTTGACCCTCAAGGGCGCACGCGGCAACAACCTGCGCAACGTCGACCTGGAAATCCCGATCGGCCTGCTGACCTGTGTTACCGGTGTTTCCGGCTCCGGCAAGTCGACGCTGATCAACAACACGCTGTTTCCCCTCAGTGCCACCGCGCTGAACGGTGCCACCACCCTGGAAGCCGCCGCGCACGACAGCATCAAGGGCCTGGAGCATCTGGATAAAGTTGTCGACATCGACCAGAGCCCGATCGGCCGGACGCCGCGCTCCAACCCGGCGACCTACACCGGGTTGTTCACGCCGATCCGCGAACTGTTCGCCGGCGTACCGGAATCACGCTCGCGGGGCTACGGCCCGGGCCGCTTCTCGTTCAACGTCAAGGGCGGGCGCTGCGAAGCCTGCCAGGGCGATGGCCTGATCAAGGTGGAGATGCATTTCCTGCCCGACATCTATGTGCCGTGCGACGTGTGCAAGAGCAAGCGCTATAACCGTGAAACGCTGGAGATCAAGTACAAGGGCAAGAACATCCACGAAACCCTCGAAATGACGATCGAGGAGGCCCGAGCGTTCTTCGACGCAGTACCGGCACTGGCGCGCAAGCTCCAGACACTGATGGATGTGGGGCTTTCGTACATCAAGCTCGGGCAGTCGGCGACGACCTTGTCCGGCGGCGAGGCGCAGCGGGTCAAGCTGTCCCGTGAACTGTCCAAGCGCGATACCGGCAAGACCCTGTATATCCTCGACGAGCCGACCACAGGCCTGCACTTCGCCGATATCCAGCAATTGCTCGATGTATTGCATCGCCTTCGCGACCACGGCAACACCGTAGTGGTCATCGAGCACAACCTGGATGTGATCAAGACGGCTGACTGGCTGGTAGACCTCGGGCCGGAAGGCGGCTCCAAGGGCGGCCAGATCATTGCCGTCGGTACGCCGGAGCAAGTGGCGGAGATGAAGCAGTCTCACACCGGCTATTACCTCAAGCCGTTGCTGGAGCGTGACCGGGACTGA
- the bfr gene encoding bacterioferritin — MQGHPDVIDYLNTLLTGELAARDQYFIHSRMYEDWGFTELYERINHEMEEEAQHADALMRRILMLEGTPRMRPDDLDIGTTVPDMLAADLRLEYKVRAALCKGIELCEQHNDYVTREILRVQLNDTEEDHTYWLEKQLGLIKLIGLENYLQSQF; from the coding sequence ATGCAAGGTCACCCAGACGTAATCGATTACCTCAACACGTTGCTGACAGGCGAACTGGCAGCCCGTGATCAATATTTCATCCACTCGCGGATGTACGAGGATTGGGGTTTTACCGAGCTCTACGAACGTATCAACCACGAGATGGAAGAAGAAGCGCAGCACGCTGACGCACTGATGCGCCGGATCCTGATGCTCGAAGGCACGCCACGCATGCGCCCGGACGACCTGGACATCGGTACCACCGTGCCTGACATGCTCGCTGCGGACCTGCGCCTGGAATACAAAGTCCGCGCGGCGCTGTGCAAAGGCATCGAGCTGTGCGAACAGCACAACGACTACGTCACTCGCGAAATCCTGCGGGTGCAGCTCAACGATACTGAAGAAGACCACACTTACTGGCTTGAAAAGCAGCTGGGTCTGATCAAGTTGATCGGGCTGGAGAATTACCTGCAATCGCAGTTCTAA
- a CDS encoding MFS transporter gives MQDPHSERMSSGETRAAGGLALVFAFRMLGMFMVLPVLATYGMDLAGATPALIGLAIGAYGLTQAIFQIPFGIISDRIGRRPVIYLGLIVFALGSVLAANADSIWGVIAGRILQGAGAISAAVMALLSDLTREQHRTKAMAMIGMTIGLSFAVAMVVGPLLTRAFGLSGLFLATGAMALVGILIVALIVPRSTGPLQHRESGVARQALVPTLKHPDLLRLDLGIFVLHAMLMSSFVALPLALVEKAGLPKEQHWWVYLTALVISFFAMIPFIIYGEKRRKMKRVLLGAVVTLMLTELFFWQFGDSLRALVIGTVVFFTAFNLLEASLPSLISKVSPAGGKGTAMGVYSTSQFLGSALGGILGGWLFQHGGLSVVFLGCAALAALWLVFAVTMREPPYVTSLRLPLSPEAIREAGLAERLRAVVGVTDAVVVADEAAVYIKLDTELLDRATLERLVNNPAPAACEA, from the coding sequence ATGCAAGATCCCCACAGCGAACGCATGAGTAGCGGCGAGACCCGCGCGGCAGGCGGTCTGGCCCTGGTGTTCGCCTTCCGCATGCTGGGCATGTTCATGGTGTTGCCGGTACTGGCGACCTATGGCATGGACCTGGCGGGCGCGACCCCGGCCCTCATCGGGTTGGCCATCGGCGCCTACGGCCTGACCCAGGCGATTTTCCAGATTCCTTTCGGGATCATTTCCGACCGGATCGGCCGGCGCCCGGTGATTTACCTGGGGCTCATCGTGTTCGCCCTCGGCAGTGTGCTGGCGGCGAATGCCGATTCGATCTGGGGCGTGATCGCCGGACGGATCCTACAAGGAGCGGGTGCCATTTCCGCTGCCGTCATGGCGTTGCTGTCGGACCTGACCCGCGAGCAACATCGCACGAAAGCCATGGCGATGATCGGCATGACGATTGGTCTGTCGTTCGCCGTTGCCATGGTTGTAGGACCGTTGTTGACCCGTGCCTTTGGGTTGTCGGGGCTGTTCCTGGCGACCGGTGCCATGGCGCTGGTGGGCATCCTCATCGTCGCGTTGATCGTGCCGCGCTCCACCGGGCCGTTGCAGCACCGCGAGTCCGGGGTGGCCCGCCAGGCGCTGGTGCCGACGCTCAAGCATCCTGACCTGCTGCGCCTGGACCTGGGCATCTTCGTGCTGCATGCCATGTTGATGTCCAGCTTCGTGGCCTTGCCGCTGGCGCTGGTGGAAAAGGCCGGCCTGCCCAAGGAGCAGCACTGGTGGGTCTATCTGACGGCACTGGTCATTTCGTTCTTCGCCATGATTCCGTTCATTATCTATGGCGAGAAGCGACGCAAAATGAAACGAGTTTTGCTCGGCGCCGTCGTGACGCTCATGCTCACTGAGCTATTCTTCTGGCAGTTCGGCGACAGCCTGCGCGCCCTGGTGATTGGCACGGTGGTGTTCTTCACCGCGTTCAACCTGCTGGAAGCATCGCTGCCGTCGCTGATCAGCAAGGTGTCACCGGCGGGCGGCAAGGGCACGGCGATGGGGGTTTATTCCACCAGCCAGTTCCTCGGTTCGGCATTGGGCGGGATCCTCGGCGGCTGGCTGTTCCAGCATGGCGGTTTGTCGGTTGTGTTCCTGGGATGTGCCGCGCTGGCTGCACTTTGGCTGGTTTTTGCTGTTACCATGCGCGAACCTCCGTATGTGACGAGCCTGCGCTTGCCGTTGTCGCCCGAAGCCATCCGCGAAGCAGGCCTGGCCGAGCGCCTCAGGGCCGTCGTTGGAGTAACCGATGCAGTGGTGGTCGCCGACGAGGCGGCCGTATATATCAAACTGGACACCGAATTATTGGATCGTGCGACGCTTGAGCGCCTGGTGAACAACCCGGCCCCGGCAGCGTGCGAAGCCTAG
- a CDS encoding single-stranded DNA-binding protein, with protein sequence MARGVNKVILVGTCGQDPEVRYLPNGNAVTNLSLATSEQWTDKQTGQKVEKTEWHRVSMFGKVAEIAGEYLRKGSQVYIEGKLQTREWEKDGIKRYTTEIVVDMQGTMQLLGGRPQGDQQQGGNNYQQSAPRQQAPRPQSAPQPQRERPAPQQAAPQPAPDFDSFDDDIPF encoded by the coding sequence ATGGCCCGTGGGGTTAACAAAGTCATATTGGTCGGTACTTGCGGCCAGGATCCAGAAGTTCGCTACCTGCCTAACGGCAACGCCGTGACCAACCTGAGCCTGGCGACCAGCGAACAATGGACCGACAAGCAGACCGGCCAGAAGGTCGAGAAGACCGAATGGCACCGCGTGTCGATGTTCGGCAAAGTGGCTGAGATTGCCGGCGAATACCTGCGCAAGGGTTCGCAGGTCTACATCGAAGGCAAGCTGCAGACCCGCGAGTGGGAAAAAGACGGCATCAAGCGTTACACCACCGAAATCGTGGTCGACATGCAAGGCACCATGCAATTGCTCGGTGGCCGTCCGCAAGGCGACCAGCAGCAGGGTGGCAACAACTACCAGCAGTCGGCTCCACGCCAGCAAGCGCCTCGTCCGCAATCGGCGCCACAGCCACAGCGCGAGCGCCCGGCTCCGCAACAGGCCGCACCGCAACCGGCTCCGGATTTCGACAGCTTTGATGACGATATTCCGTTCTGA
- a CDS encoding cysteine hydrolase family protein, giving the protein MSKQALIVVDIQNDYFPQGKWPLAGAESAADNAARLIEAFRQGGNQVVHIRHEFTSDEAPFFTPGSEGAQLHPKVLNRADEPVVLKHFVNSFRETELQAILEQHGIERLVVVGSMSHMCIDGVTRAAADMGYEVTVVHDACASRDLEFNGLVVPATHVHAAFMSALGFAYANVVSTEQFLSGSQA; this is encoded by the coding sequence ATGTCCAAGCAAGCGCTCATCGTCGTAGATATCCAGAACGACTACTTCCCCCAGGGAAAATGGCCTTTGGCCGGTGCAGAGAGCGCCGCCGATAACGCCGCCAGGTTGATCGAGGCATTTCGCCAGGGCGGAAACCAGGTGGTGCACATCCGTCACGAATTCACCTCCGACGAAGCGCCATTTTTTACGCCCGGCTCTGAAGGTGCGCAGTTGCATCCCAAGGTACTCAACCGTGCCGATGAACCGGTCGTGCTCAAGCATTTCGTCAATTCGTTTCGCGAAACCGAACTGCAAGCGATCCTCGAACAGCACGGCATCGAACGGTTGGTCGTGGTCGGCAGCATGAGCCACATGTGCATCGACGGCGTTACCCGCGCTGCCGCTGACATGGGTTATGAGGTCACGGTGGTGCATGATGCCTGTGCCAGCCGCGACCTGGAATTCAACGGCCTCGTCGTCCCTGCGACCCATGTCCACGCTGCGTTCATGTCGGCGCTGGGGTTTGCCTATGCGAATGTGGTGAGTACCGAGCAATTCCTGAGCGGCAGCCAGGCGTAG